The nucleotide window CGGCGAGGTCGTCGACGAGACGCTCGACGAACTCGACGGCCATCTGAGCGAGGACGCCATCGTCGTCGACGGCGGGAACTGCAACTTCAAAGAGACACTCCGTCGCGGGGAGTCCATCGACGCGACACTGCTCGACTGTGGGACCAGCGGCGGGCCCGCCGGGGCCGAACTCGGCTTCTCGATGATGATCGGCGGGCCCGAGTGGGCCTACGAGGAACTCGAACCGGCGTTCGACGCCGTCGCGACGAACCCCGAGGGCCACGCACGCATGGGCCCGCTCGGATCGGGTCATTACGTGAAGATGATCCACAACGGCGTCGAGTACGCACTCATGCAGGCCTACGGCGAGGGCTTCGAATTGCTCGCGAACGGCCGGTACGACCTCGACATGGAACAGATCGCTCACACCTGGAACAACGGCGCGGTCATCCGGTCGTGGCTACTCGAACTCGCTGAGGAGTCCTTTGCCGAGGAGGGCAACGACCTCGGCACGGTCGCTGACCGCG belongs to Halococcoides cellulosivorans and includes:
- a CDS encoding NADP-dependent phosphogluconate dehydrogenase is translated as MHVGVVGLGRMGRIVVDRLLDAGHEVTAFDIDSEAREKAAAAGAETVAELTALPDALPDEERIWMVLPHGEVVDETLDELDGHLSEDAIVVDGGNCNFKETLRRGESIDATLLDCGTSGGPAGAELGFSMMIGGPEWAYEELEPAFDAVATNPEGHARMGPLGSGHYVKMIHNGVEYALMQAYGEGFELLANGRYDLDMEQIAHTWNNGAVIRSWLLELAEESFAEEGNDLGTVADRVEGGSTGTWTVQEALEQEVSVPLIYQALAERFDSRATGGERGKFSRRVANRLRYGFGRHPVPRTDE